In Archocentrus centrarchus isolate MPI-CPG fArcCen1 chromosome 1, fArcCen1, whole genome shotgun sequence, the following proteins share a genomic window:
- the LOC115788326 gene encoding myeloid-associated differentiation marker homolog has protein sequence MPVIVLEAKDFTSPLFLVRTWEVLSTCTAFSLLASLDHSAENWIFRIFCMFSWCFFFTITLLIHILSIIQFHSLIPVSWKNLTMTVAVLGALMTFSTSVIFPWMVMDRDSALSRPVAAAVASCLTFLAYTSESVVLRTQAHEQRGYMATMPGILKIVQLWGGCLIIPLVVAVVRELPNGVPQWQLWVSAVSYGVCILMSVVTLVVILGDFAGRCLLPFDRFLAGFTLIGVLLYMLATVICFTKILQLNESKHGGMKPQLVIMETVVSSITLLAYTVDLAFSIKLLCDRSHM, from the coding sequence ATGCCTGTGATTGTACTAGAGGCCAAAGACTTCACTAGTCCCCTTTTCTTGGTACGCACATGGGAAGTCCTATCCACCTGCACAGCGTTCAGTCTTCTCGCCTCCCTGGATCATTCTGCAGAAAACTGGATCTTTAGGATCTTctgcatgttttcctggtgCTTCTTCTTCACCATTACCCTGCTCATCCACATCCTGAGCATCATCCAGTTTCACAGCCTTATCCCAGTATCCTGGAAGAACCTAACTATGACGGTGGCAGTGTTGGGAGCACTGATGACTTTCAGCACTTCTGTGATTTTCCCTTGGATGGTCATGGATCGTGACAGTGCGCTGTCGCGCCCTGTGGCCGCTGCGGTGGCATCCTGTCTCACTTTTCTGGCCTACACCTCAGAGTCGGTTGTGCTCCGCACCCAAGCGCACGAGCAGAGAGGCTACATGGCCACCATGCCGGGTATCCTCAAGATTGTCCAGCTTTGGGGGGGCTGTCTGATCATACCTCTGGTTGTGGCGGTGGTCCGTGAACTGCCTAATGGAGTACCTCAATGGCAGCTATGGGTCTCTGCTGTGTCATATGGTGTCTGCATCCTCATGTCTGTAGTCACACTGGTGGTTATATTAGGTGACTTTGCTGGGCGATGTCTCCTGccttttgacagatttttggcTGGCTTCACCCTAATTGGAGTGCTGCTCTACATGTTGGCCACAGTGATTTGTTTTACCAAGATACTGCAGCTGAATGAAAGCAAACATGGAGGCATGAAACCACAGCTGGTTATTATGGAAACAGTTGTTTCCAGTATTACACTCTTAGCTTACACAGTGGATCTCGCCTTCTCCATTAAACTGTTGTGTGACAGGAGTCATATGTGA